In the genome of Bosea sp. BIWAKO-01, the window AGTCCTAACGCTCCAGCCAGAGCGCGGTTCTCGGCGACAGCGACAGGCTGACGGGGGCCGCGACCTCATGCAGGTCGCCGCCCGACTGGAAGGGCAGGTCGACCGAGACCTCGGTTTCGCCGATCGTGACGCCGTAGCGCATGCTCGATCCCAGGAACTCGCGATGCGCGATCCTGCCCGGCAACGCGACTTGCCCGGCATGCGTGGCGCCTGCGGCGCCGAGAGTCGCATGCTGGGGACGAAAGACCAGCTTGGCGCCGGTGGGGACGGCAACATCGCCCGGGATCGGCAGCTTCGCGCCGCCCTTGACCTCGAAGGCGCGTTCGGTGCCGCTGCCGACAACCGTGCCCTCGAGGATATTGGCGGTACCAAGGAAGTTCGCGACGAAGAGATTGGCCGGGCGCTCGTAAAGTTCCATCGGGGTGCCGACCTGCTGGACGATACCCTCGTTCATCACCGCGATGCGGTCGCAGATCGTGTTGGCCTCCTCCTGGTCGTGGGTGACGAAGATCGTCGTCAGGCCGAGGCGCTGCTGCAGATCGCGCAGCTCGCGCCGCACCTGCACACGCAGCTTGGCGTCGAGATTGGAGAGAGGCTCATCGAGCAGCAAGACTTTCGGTTCGACCGCGACGGTGCGCGCGACCGCGACGCGCTGCTGCTGGCCGCCGGAGAGCTGGGATGGGCGCCTGTCGCCGAGATGGCCGAGCCCGACCAGGTCGAGCGCGACCCCGACGCGCCGCTCGATCTCGGCGCGGGCGACGCCG includes:
- a CDS encoding ABC transporter ATP-binding protein, which translates into the protein MNAITPLATKAVAVDIEGINLSYGTNHVLKNVDLAIRPGEFFAFLGPSGCGKTTLLRLIAGFNQADTGQVRIGGPDISTLPPWKRDVGMVFQSYALWPHMTVRKNVAFGLEERGVARAEIERRVGVALDLVGLGHLGDRRPSQLSGGQQQRVAVARTVAVEPKVLLLDEPLSNLDAKLRVQVRRELRDLQQRLGLTTIFVTHDQEEANTICDRIAVMNEGIVQQVGTPMELYERPANLFVANFLGTANILEGTVVGSGTERAFEVKGGAKLPIPGDVAVPTGAKLVFRPQHATLGAAGATHAGQVALPGRIAHREFLGSSMRYGVTIGETEVSVDLPFQSGGDLHEVAAPVSLSLSPRTALWLER